From a single Lewinella sp. LCG006 genomic region:
- a CDS encoding PspC family transcriptional regulator, with the protein MEYFRQMMERSAFGVCSFLGEKIGLASSRVRLYFIYITLLTLGSPIIIYLFAAFWLNIKRYIKKGKNLVWN; encoded by the coding sequence ATGGAATACTTTAGACAAATGATGGAACGCTCGGCCTTTGGGGTTTGTAGCTTTTTAGGAGAGAAAATTGGCTTAGCAAGCAGTAGGGTAAGGCTCTATTTTATCTACATCACCCTACTTACACTGGGCTCACCCATTATTATTTACCTGTTTGCTGCTTTTTGGTTAAACATCAAGCGGTACATCAAGAAAGGTAAAAACCTGGTGTGGAATTAA
- the lpxB gene encoding lipid-A-disaccharide synthase, translating to MKYYLIAGEASGDLHGAYLINALAKIDPDATFRGWGGDMMAAAGADLQKHYRELAFMGFVEVLLNIRTILGNFKTCKEAILAYQPDVLILVDYPGFNLRIAKWAKQQGIKVFYYISPQIWAWHSSRVHQIKANVDEMFVILPFEQDFYAKYGMEVNFVGHPLLDVIRDHHPDPDFRQKNKLSDQPIIALLPGSRKQEISRMLSVLLATADNFPDYQFVVAGAPSQDRDYYLSLFAELGRGDSIKLVQGQTYTLLQNAEAALVTSGTATLETALLECPQIVCYRGSSISYAIAKRVINVKYISLVNLIMDEELVVELIQDEFNVERTTQALNQLLKPSEKARIATGYQGLKTKLGDGGAANRCAKLMVEALKK from the coding sequence ATGAAATATTACCTTATTGCAGGAGAAGCATCTGGCGACTTGCACGGCGCTTACCTGATCAATGCTTTAGCTAAAATAGACCCCGATGCAACCTTTCGTGGTTGGGGCGGAGATATGATGGCTGCTGCTGGAGCAGATTTACAGAAACACTATCGGGAGCTGGCTTTTATGGGCTTTGTGGAGGTATTGCTCAATATTCGAACGATTTTGGGCAACTTTAAGACCTGTAAGGAAGCTATTTTAGCGTACCAGCCGGATGTGCTCATCCTGGTGGATTATCCGGGTTTCAATCTACGAATAGCAAAATGGGCCAAGCAGCAGGGCATCAAGGTCTTTTATTATATCTCCCCTCAGATTTGGGCCTGGCATAGCAGCCGCGTACACCAGATCAAAGCCAATGTGGACGAGATGTTTGTGATACTTCCTTTTGAGCAGGATTTTTATGCCAAATATGGTATGGAAGTCAACTTTGTGGGCCATCCACTGCTGGATGTTATTCGTGATCATCATCCTGACCCCGATTTCAGGCAAAAAAACAAGCTTTCTGATCAGCCTATCATCGCATTGCTACCAGGTAGCCGAAAACAGGAAATTAGCCGAATGCTATCGGTCTTATTAGCTACTGCTGATAATTTTCCTGATTATCAATTTGTCGTTGCGGGTGCCCCCTCCCAAGACCGTGATTATTATTTATCGCTTTTCGCGGAATTAGGTAGAGGCGATAGCATCAAATTGGTTCAAGGGCAAACCTATACGCTGCTCCAAAATGCGGAAGCTGCTTTGGTGACATCGGGCACTGCTACCTTGGAGACCGCCTTGTTAGAATGCCCCCAGATTGTCTGCTATCGGGGGAGTAGTATATCTTATGCTATTGCCAAAAGAGTAATCAATGTAAAGTACATATCCCTCGTCAATCTGATTATGGATGAGGAACTCGTAGTGGAACTCATCCAGGATGAATTTAACGTAGAACGTACTACGCAAGCACTTAATCAGCTCTTAAAGCCCAGCGAAAAAGCCAGGATAGCAACAGGCTATCAAGGCCTAAAAACCAAGCTGGGTGATGGCGGAGCAGCTAACCGATGCGCAAAATTGATGGTTGAAGCCTTGAAAAAATAA
- the surE gene encoding 5'/3'-nucleotidase SurE — protein MSKPLILVTNDDGVTAPGIKMLVEIAQELGEVVVVAPDSPQSGMGHAITLNTPLRIHKTRAFPDLQAYECSGTPVDCVKLAKHVVTKDRKVDLCVSGINHGSNAAINIIYSGTMSAAMEASLEGIPSIGFSLLDYRYEADFSAARGHIKKIMEHVLKNGLAKGSLLNVNIPKLPTEEIKGIKICRQADARWQETFAEATDPRGQKYYWLTGSFVNEDPGTDTDVKALEEGYISVVPSHHDLTNYEALKHSSLRELEN, from the coding sequence ATGTCTAAACCCCTCATCCTGGTCACCAATGATGATGGTGTCACCGCTCCCGGCATCAAAATGCTGGTTGAAATTGCGCAAGAACTTGGAGAAGTCGTCGTCGTTGCTCCCGATAGCCCGCAGTCGGGCATGGGGCATGCGATCACCCTCAATACACCTTTGCGGATTCACAAAACCAGGGCTTTTCCAGACTTGCAAGCCTACGAGTGCTCTGGCACTCCTGTAGATTGTGTAAAACTAGCCAAGCACGTCGTCACCAAAGACCGGAAGGTAGACCTGTGCGTATCAGGCATCAATCACGGCAGCAATGCCGCCATCAATATCATCTACAGTGGCACCATGTCGGCCGCGATGGAGGCTTCGTTGGAAGGAATTCCATCCATTGGGTTCTCTTTGCTGGACTATCGCTACGAGGCCGATTTTTCGGCAGCACGCGGCCATATTAAAAAAATCATGGAACACGTACTCAAAAATGGGCTAGCCAAAGGCAGTCTGCTCAATGTTAATATCCCTAAATTGCCCACCGAAGAAATCAAAGGCATAAAAATATGCCGCCAGGCCGATGCCCGCTGGCAGGAGACCTTTGCCGAAGCAACCGACCCCCGTGGTCAGAAATATTACTGGCTGACTGGTTCTTTTGTCAATGAAGATCCAGGTACCGATACCGATGTAAAAGCTTTGGAGGAAGGATATATTTCCGTGGTTCCTTCTCATCATGACCTCACCAATTACGAGGCGTTGAAGCATAGCAGTTTGAGGGAGTTGGAGAATTAG
- the hemH gene encoding ferrochelatase, with protein MAQLGKKGVLLVNLGTPDAPTRGAVYRYLKEFLLDRRVIDYPWIARNLLVRGLIAPLRSGKSAKLYQQLWTENGSPLKYYGELLAAGVQERLGEEYVVELGMRYQNPSIEHALEALLKKQVSEIIVFPLFPQYAGATTGSVHDEVMRLLRKKEAIPNVKMVNSYYDEPAMIKIFADNARQFDLSSYDHIMFSFHGLPQRQLRKADDCNHCLETENCCGTISLVNQFCYSAQCHATTRAIADELGLSEAQYTTTFQSRLGPDAWAQPYTSAVLEEQAKQGAKQILVFSPAFVADCLETVIEISDEYQEEFEEMGGEKVDLVPSLNDDPRWMDAVTEMVKRV; from the coding sequence ATGGCACAGCTTGGCAAGAAAGGCGTTTTATTGGTTAACCTGGGAACCCCCGATGCACCTACACGTGGTGCGGTCTATCGTTACTTGAAAGAATTTCTGCTTGATCGCCGGGTTATTGATTATCCCTGGATTGCTCGTAACCTTTTGGTTCGTGGCTTGATTGCCCCACTTCGCTCGGGGAAATCTGCTAAGTTGTACCAGCAACTTTGGACGGAGAATGGCTCTCCGCTTAAGTATTATGGTGAACTTTTGGCTGCTGGCGTACAGGAACGTCTCGGCGAGGAATACGTCGTGGAGTTGGGCATGCGTTACCAAAATCCCTCCATTGAACATGCGCTAGAAGCACTCTTGAAAAAGCAAGTGAGTGAAATCATTGTCTTTCCTCTCTTTCCACAATATGCGGGTGCTACAACTGGTTCGGTTCACGATGAAGTGATGCGCTTGTTGCGTAAGAAGGAAGCTATCCCCAATGTAAAAATGGTCAATTCGTATTACGATGAACCTGCTATGATCAAAATTTTTGCGGACAATGCTCGCCAATTTGATCTCTCAAGTTATGACCATATTATGTTCAGTTTCCATGGCTTACCCCAACGCCAGCTGCGTAAAGCAGATGATTGTAACCATTGCCTGGAAACAGAAAATTGCTGTGGTACCATCAGTTTGGTCAATCAATTTTGTTATTCCGCCCAGTGTCACGCAACTACCCGAGCTATTGCTGATGAACTAGGCCTTTCAGAAGCGCAATACACCACAACCTTCCAAAGCCGCCTCGGGCCAGATGCCTGGGCACAGCCATATACCAGTGCCGTGTTGGAGGAGCAAGCCAAGCAAGGTGCAAAACAAATTTTGGTCTTCAGCCCCGCCTTCGTAGCCGACTGCCTGGAAACGGTCATCGAAATCAGCGACGAATACCAGGAGGAATTTGAAGAAATGGGCGGCGAAAAGGTCGATTTGGTTCCCAGCTTGAACGATGATCCCCGCTGGATGGACGCAGTGACGGAGATGGTGAAGCGGGTGTAA
- a CDS encoding PorP/SprF family type IX secretion system membrane protein: MRYNILLFFVILLGSQLSAQDQHFSQFYASPLTLNPALTGALEGKYRVSMIYRDQWRSSLDNPYQTFSAAADFRYKVKQYKKRYRDAVGVGVLFYNDKVNTINFSTNQIMIAGAYHKALNPESNQFLSLGLQLGMVQRNLNYDQLTFDDQFNGTDQFSDPTGELFPENNFAFSDFQVGLHYSYAPRGGTGVFAGASMHHILEPEMSFYYRQLPDDDKDERLSNTLYRKYSAHLGLQIPVGERTQVSPRALIYSQGPHLTFNAGSNFRFLVNDISGTAIHIGAWARPVNNQDDAWNLDALVAMLGIEHQNFLLGFSYDISPGQLNINNRNRNAFEISVAYLGEYEDETVLCPKF; the protein is encoded by the coding sequence ATGAGATATAATATTCTACTGTTTTTCGTGATATTGTTAGGCAGCCAACTCTCGGCGCAAGACCAGCATTTCTCCCAATTTTATGCTTCTCCACTTACCCTCAACCCAGCATTGACGGGTGCTCTGGAAGGTAAATACCGCGTCTCGATGATTTATCGCGATCAGTGGCGCTCTTCCCTCGATAATCCTTACCAGACATTTTCCGCTGCAGCCGACTTCAGGTACAAGGTTAAGCAATACAAAAAGCGTTATCGTGATGCCGTAGGCGTAGGTGTGTTGTTTTACAACGACAAAGTCAACACCATCAACTTCTCTACCAATCAGATTATGATTGCTGGTGCTTATCACAAGGCCTTGAATCCTGAGAGTAACCAGTTTCTAAGCCTTGGCCTCCAATTAGGCATGGTTCAACGCAACCTCAACTACGACCAGCTCACGTTCGACGACCAATTCAATGGCACCGACCAGTTCAGTGATCCTACCGGAGAACTATTTCCTGAGAACAACTTTGCTTTTTCCGATTTCCAGGTAGGACTCCACTATAGTTATGCTCCTAGAGGCGGAACGGGCGTTTTTGCCGGTGCTTCTATGCACCACATTCTGGAACCAGAGATGAGTTTCTACTACCGCCAATTGCCTGATGATGACAAGGATGAGCGCCTGAGCAATACCCTGTACCGCAAATACTCTGCTCACCTGGGCTTGCAGATTCCGGTGGGAGAACGTACCCAGGTTTCTCCACGTGCATTGATTTATAGCCAAGGGCCTCACCTGACCTTCAACGCAGGTAGCAACTTTCGCTTCCTGGTCAATGACATCTCGGGAACGGCCATTCATATTGGAGCATGGGCGCGTCCCGTCAACAACCAGGATGACGCGTGGAACCTGGATGCACTGGTAGCGATGCTAGGGATTGAGCACCAAAATTTCCTCCTTGGTTTCAGTTACGACATTAGCCCCGGACAGTTGAATATCAACAACCGCAACCGCAATGCTTTTGAGATCAGTGTAGCTTATTTAGGTGAGTACGAAGACGAAACGGTGCTTTGCCCTAAGTTTTGA
- a CDS encoding NlpC/P60 family protein, with product MSVYAICPFTVVPIRTNAAHRSEMGSQLLFGEMVEVMETKGRQWTKVRCLNDDYIGWTPSSQLRDLSPAETQDFRRNFAYSLDLFHNLMGTDEALPITLGSRLPYFDGMRFSLGTQDFTFSGQAVFPEDIRQSSAMVIKIARKLLNAPFLWGGRTVFGIDSPALVQLAFQIAGYQLPRTAEIQVNRGETVDFVEQAMPGDIAFFENNQGRITHSGILLPDSKIIHVYEKARIDAIDHYGIFNYQEGKYTHRLRVVKRIFAPDKNLPPVVIQKVEGQPLNQQALF from the coding sequence ATGTCCGTTTACGCCATTTGTCCTTTTACGGTGGTTCCGATAAGAACCAATGCTGCCCATCGTTCCGAAATGGGGTCTCAATTACTCTTCGGAGAGATGGTCGAGGTCATGGAGACGAAAGGTCGCCAATGGACGAAAGTTCGTTGTCTAAACGATGATTATATCGGCTGGACGCCCAGCAGTCAGCTTAGAGATCTAAGTCCCGCGGAAACCCAGGATTTCCGGCGTAATTTTGCGTATTCACTGGATCTTTTCCACAACTTGATGGGAACCGATGAAGCGCTACCCATTACCCTAGGTTCGCGTTTGCCCTACTTTGACGGGATGCGTTTTTCCCTTGGAACACAAGACTTCACGTTTAGCGGCCAAGCCGTTTTTCCCGAAGATATCCGGCAGAGTTCTGCCATGGTGATTAAAATTGCCAGGAAACTTCTCAATGCTCCCTTTCTCTGGGGAGGCCGTACCGTTTTTGGTATCGACAGTCCGGCATTGGTTCAGTTGGCTTTCCAAATAGCAGGCTATCAGCTTCCCCGCACGGCGGAAATTCAAGTCAATCGCGGCGAAACCGTCGATTTTGTCGAGCAAGCTATGCCGGGAGATATTGCCTTCTTTGAAAATAACCAGGGCCGTATCACCCATTCGGGCATCCTTTTACCGGATAGTAAGATCATCCACGTCTACGAAAAAGCCAGGATCGATGCTATCGATCATTATGGTATTTTCAATTACCAGGAAGGAAAGTATACCCACCGTCTGAGGGTCGTTAAACGAATCTTTGCTCCGGATAAAAATCTTCCCCCAGTCGTCATTCAGAAAGTAGAGGGGCAGCCACTGAATCAGCAGGCACTTTTTTAG
- a CDS encoding EVE domain-containing protein, with amino-acid sequence MNYWLVKSEPEEFGYDDLEKAEKSMWEGVRNYQARNNLRAMAEGDQVLFYHSRQGLEIVGIAKVVTEAYPDPTAEKGDWSVVDLAPVRRLKQAVSLQEIKSREELEELGLVRNPRLSVMPIPDEAYQLILKMGGE; translated from the coding sequence ATGAATTACTGGTTGGTAAAATCTGAGCCGGAGGAATTTGGTTATGATGATCTGGAAAAAGCGGAAAAAAGCATGTGGGAAGGCGTGCGTAATTACCAGGCAAGGAATAATCTCCGCGCGATGGCCGAAGGCGATCAGGTGTTGTTTTACCACAGCCGGCAAGGGTTAGAAATTGTGGGGATTGCGAAGGTGGTTACGGAAGCTTACCCTGACCCCACGGCAGAAAAGGGCGACTGGTCGGTGGTAGATTTAGCGCCTGTGCGGCGGTTAAAGCAAGCTGTTAGCTTGCAAGAGATTAAATCCAGGGAAGAGCTTGAGGAGCTGGGCCTGGTACGCAATCCGCGCTTGTCGGTGATGCCGATCCCCGACGAGGCCTATCAGTTGATACTCAAGATGGGTGGGGAATAA
- a CDS encoding RNA methyltransferase: protein MRKLKLEELDRISIAEFQEKEKQPVALVLDNVRSALNVGSAFRTADAFALAHVFLCGITAQPPHREILKTALGATEAVDWTYTETVEEAITHLQAAGYEIWAVEQAAERTWLQDYQPTAHKAIALVFGNEVNGVSQSVMDMADGALEIPQFGTKHSLNVSVSLGITVWEVLRKMGKV from the coding sequence ATGCGGAAGCTGAAGTTAGAAGAATTAGACCGAATCAGCATTGCTGAATTTCAGGAAAAAGAAAAGCAGCCTGTAGCATTGGTTTTGGACAATGTCCGTTCTGCCCTCAACGTAGGCTCGGCCTTCCGTACTGCGGATGCATTTGCTTTAGCACACGTCTTTTTGTGTGGTATTACTGCCCAGCCTCCGCATCGGGAGATTTTAAAAACAGCATTAGGAGCAACGGAGGCCGTAGATTGGACCTACACCGAAACAGTGGAAGAAGCAATCACTCATTTGCAAGCCGCCGGCTACGAAATATGGGCCGTTGAGCAAGCTGCTGAACGTACGTGGCTGCAAGATTACCAGCCCACAGCGCACAAAGCGATTGCCCTGGTTTTTGGTAACGAAGTGAATGGCGTTAGCCAATCCGTCATGGACATGGCTGATGGTGCCCTGGAAATACCCCAATTTGGCACCAAACATTCTCTAAACGTTTCCGTTTCTTTGGGTATCACCGTTTGGGAGGTTTTGCGGAAGATGGGGAAGGTTTGA
- a CDS encoding CTP synthase, translating to MTKYIFVTGGVTSSLGKGIIAASLAKLLQARGFSVTIQKFDPYLNVDPGTLNPYEHGECYVTDDGAETDLDLGHYERFLNVPTSQANNVTTGRIYQTVINKERAGDYLGKTVQVIPHITDEIKRRVQLLGSTQEYDIVITELGGTVGDIESLPYIEALRQMRWELGIDNCLVVHLTLIPYLSAAKELKTKPTQHSVKQLLQSGIQPDILVCRTEHPITMEIRRKLALFCNVEVGSVIEARDAETIYDVPLLMLKEQLDTTVIRKLRLQDRKEPDLGRWKEFLGKLKNPSSEVQIGLVGKYNELQDAYKSIHEAFVHAGAINECKVNVIPIHSEQLEGDMKSVGKALMDLDGILVAPGFGERGIEGKIRAIRYVRENNIPFFGICLGMQCCVVEFGRNVLGIEQASSTEVTPNTPDPVIHLMSEQKDIKQMGGTMRLGAYDCNLRRNSKSSKAYGSLSITERHRHRYEFNNQYREQFEKGGLIPTGINPATDLVEIVELKGHPYFVGVQFHPELKSTVENPHPLFASFVRAAQEHRKIK from the coding sequence ATGACCAAGTACATTTTCGTTACGGGCGGGGTTACTTCTTCCCTGGGCAAAGGCATTATTGCTGCTTCTTTAGCCAAACTCCTGCAAGCCAGAGGCTTTTCCGTCACCATCCAAAAGTTTGACCCTTATCTCAACGTTGATCCGGGCACGCTCAACCCTTATGAACACGGTGAATGCTACGTCACGGATGACGGTGCTGAAACCGATTTGGACTTAGGGCATTATGAGCGTTTTTTAAATGTCCCCACTTCCCAGGCCAACAATGTGACCACGGGTAGAATTTACCAAACGGTGATCAATAAAGAGCGAGCGGGTGATTACCTGGGCAAAACGGTCCAGGTTATTCCCCACATTACCGACGAAATCAAACGGCGCGTCCAGCTATTAGGAAGTACCCAGGAATACGATATCGTCATCACAGAACTGGGTGGAACCGTCGGTGATATTGAGTCCCTTCCCTACATCGAGGCTTTACGCCAAATGCGCTGGGAATTAGGGATCGATAATTGTTTGGTAGTGCACCTGACCCTCATCCCCTACCTCAGTGCCGCCAAGGAATTGAAAACCAAACCCACACAACATTCGGTCAAACAGCTGCTCCAATCGGGTATCCAGCCCGATATTTTGGTGTGCCGAACGGAGCATCCTATTACCATGGAGATTCGTCGCAAACTGGCACTGTTCTGCAATGTGGAAGTAGGCTCTGTCATTGAAGCCCGCGATGCTGAGACCATTTATGATGTTCCTCTGCTCATGTTGAAGGAACAACTGGACACGACCGTTATTCGTAAACTAAGACTTCAGGATCGCAAAGAACCAGATCTGGGTCGCTGGAAAGAGTTTCTGGGTAAACTTAAGAACCCTTCATCTGAGGTACAGATCGGGTTGGTAGGAAAATACAATGAACTACAGGATGCCTACAAGTCTATCCACGAGGCTTTTGTCCACGCAGGTGCCATCAACGAGTGCAAGGTAAACGTTATCCCTATTCACTCTGAACAGCTTGAAGGCGACATGAAAAGTGTAGGTAAGGCACTCATGGACCTAGATGGTATTCTGGTAGCTCCCGGCTTTGGCGAACGGGGCATTGAAGGAAAAATACGAGCGATCCGATACGTCCGGGAAAACAACATCCCATTCTTTGGTATTTGCCTGGGGATGCAGTGCTGTGTGGTAGAATTCGGAAGAAACGTGCTCGGTATTGAGCAGGCTTCTTCTACGGAAGTCACTCCCAACACCCCCGACCCTGTGATTCACCTGATGTCTGAGCAAAAGGATATCAAGCAAATGGGTGGCACGATGCGCCTGGGAGCCTATGATTGCAACTTACGTCGCAATTCGAAGTCCAGCAAGGCATACGGCAGCTTGTCCATCACAGAACGGCACCGCCATCGCTACGAGTTCAATAATCAATACCGCGAGCAATTTGAAAAAGGAGGGTTGATTCCCACCGGCATCAACCCTGCTACGGATTTGGTAGAGATTGTAGAATTAAAAGGTCACCCCTATTTTGTTGGCGTTCAATTTCACCCCGAACTCAAGAGTACGGTCGAGAATCCGCATCCACTTTTTGCCAGTTTTGTGCGGGCAGCGCAAGAACATCGTAAAATAAAATAG